The following coding sequences are from one Streptomyces angustmyceticus window:
- a CDS encoding organic hydroperoxide resistance protein, which translates to MSIQSVDVVYTAVATAENGRDGRVASDDGKLDVIVNPPKEQGGSGAGTNPEQLFAAGYSACFQGALGVVARRENADVSGSRVTAKVGIGKAADGGFGLTVEISAAIPNVDAATARDLVEKAHQVCPYSRATRGNIEVTPTVA; encoded by the coding sequence ATGTCCATCCAGTCCGTCGACGTCGTCTACACCGCCGTCGCCACCGCCGAGAACGGCCGTGACGGCCGCGTCGCCAGCGACGACGGCAAGCTCGACGTGATCGTCAACCCGCCCAAGGAGCAGGGCGGAAGCGGTGCCGGCACCAACCCCGAGCAGCTCTTCGCGGCCGGCTACAGCGCCTGCTTCCAGGGCGCGCTCGGCGTCGTCGCCCGCCGGGAGAACGCCGACGTCTCGGGCTCCCGGGTGACCGCCAAGGTCGGCATCGGCAAGGCCGCGGACGGTGGCTTCGGCCTCACGGTCGAGATCTCCGCCGCGATCCCCAACGTCGACGCGGCCACCGCCCGGGACCTCGTGGAGAAGGCGCACCAGGTGTGCCCCTACTCCCGCGCGACCCGCGGCAACATCGAGGTCACGCCGACCGTCGCCTGA